The window CCCGCGCTCAGGAGGCCAGGTAGATTCGACAGGGAGATAGAGATAGGGATACCGGACGCCAAGGGGAGGCTTGAGATCCTCCAGATCCACACAAGAGGGATGCCACTAGCGAAGGATGTGGACCTGAAAAGGATGGCCGAGATAACCCATGGATATACCGGAGCGGACTTGGCGGCCCTGTGCAGGGAGGCAGCCATGAAGGCCCTCAGGCGATACCTCCCGAAGATCAATCTGGAGGAGAAGAAGATACCCCACGAGCTACTGGAACAGATGGAGGTGACCAACGAGGACATGATGAACGCCTTCAGGGAGATAACACCGACGGCCATGAGGGAGGTCTACATAGAGACCCCAAATGTAAAGTGGGAGGACATAGGTGGGCTCGAAGATGTCAAGCAGTACCTGAGGGAGGCTGTTGAGTGGCCATTGAAGAACCCCGAGGCCTTCAAGCGCTTCGGGATAACCCCTCCAAAGGGGATCCTCCTCTACGGCCCTCCTGGAAGCGGGAAGACCCTCCTTGGAAGGGCTGTTGCAACGGAGTCAGAGGCCAATTTCATATCAGTTAGGGGGCCGGAGATATTCAGCAAGTGGGTTGGAGAGTCTGAGAAGGCGATAAGGGAGATCTTCAGGAAGGCCAGGATGGCAGCTCCCTCCATCGTATTCCTCGACGAGTTCGATTCCATAGCCCCGAGCAGGGGTATGGACATCTCAGATTCCAGGGTGACTGAGAGGGTGATAAGCCAGCTCCTCACAGAGATAGATGGGTTGGTGACCCTCCAGAACGTGGTGGTCATAGCCGCCACAAATAGGCCTGACATCCTAGACCCGGCCGTGTTGAGGCCCGGGAGGCTTGACAGGAGGATCTACGTGCCACCTCCAGATGAGAACGCTAGGCTCAGGATACTGGAGATAAAGACCAAGAACATGCCCCTGGATAAGAGCGTGGACCTAGCCCTTCTGGCTAAGAAGATGGCCGGATATTCTGGGGCCGATATAGAGTCAGTCTGCAGGGAGGCGGCATTCTACGCCATGAGGCGGGATATTAACTCAGGCGTCATAACTCTAGAGGACTTCGAGAAGGCCCTATCCGAGGTTTCACCGTCGATAACCCCAGACATGGAGAAATGGTATATCGATATCTCGAAGAGATTCAGGGAGCCCCAGAGGAGGCCCATCGCCATAGCATAGGTGGATAGGGTGAAGTTGAGGCTGGTGGCATCCTCCATTTTAGATATACTTGAGAGGGAAGGCGCGGGGGAGGAGGAGGAGATAT is drawn from Candidatus Bathyarchaeota archaeon and contains these coding sequences:
- a CDS encoding CDC48 family AAA ATPase → MSSVQLKVAEAKQQRDVGRSIARIDAETMKALEVTVGDVIEITGKKTTAAKAWPAYPEDQGLMIIRIDGFIRKNCGASINEYVTVKKAEVEYALSVKLAPVDIRISVDSDFVRFVKDRLIDRPCTRGDTLLIMMLGHSVPFMVVSTKPNGIVKISPTAEATILAEPVPELEMPSRTTYEDIGGLDEAIQRIREMVELPLRHPEIFQRLGIDPPKGVLLHGPPGTGKTLLARAVANESEANFYAVNGPEIMSKFYGESEARMRKIFEDAEKNAPSIVFIDEIDAIAPKRSEVTGEVERRVVAQLLASMDGLKGRGNVIVIGATNRPDALDPALRRPGRFDREIEIGIPDAKGRLEILQIHTRGMPLAKDVDLKRMAEITHGYTGADLAALCREAAMKALRRYLPKINLEEKKIPHELLEQMEVTNEDMMNAFREITPTAMREVYIETPNVKWEDIGGLEDVKQYLREAVEWPLKNPEAFKRFGITPPKGILLYGPPGSGKTLLGRAVATESEANFISVRGPEIFSKWVGESEKAIREIFRKARMAAPSIVFLDEFDSIAPSRGMDISDSRVTERVISQLLTEIDGLVTLQNVVVIAATNRPDILDPAVLRPGRLDRRIYVPPPDENARLRILEIKTKNMPLDKSVDLALLAKKMAGYSGADIESVCREAAFYAMRRDINSGVITLEDFEKALSEVSPSITPDMEKWYIDISKRFREPQRRPIAIA